In Flavobacterium sp. N1736, the following are encoded in one genomic region:
- the ruvC gene encoding crossover junction endodeoxyribonuclease RuvC yields the protein MTKERIILGIDPGTTIMGFGLIKVINKKMEFLQLNELQLSKYDNHYQKLKIIFERTIELIETHHPDEIAIEAPFFGKNVQSMLKLGRAQGVAMAAGLSRDIPITEYEPKKIKMAITGNGNASKEQVAKMLQQLLGLKELPKNLDSTDGLAAAVCHFFNSGKIVAGKSYTGWDAFVKQNEERVKK from the coding sequence TTGACAAAAGAACGCATCATATTAGGTATTGACCCCGGAACAACCATTATGGGTTTTGGATTGATAAAAGTTATCAATAAAAAAATGGAGTTTTTGCAGCTTAACGAACTGCAATTGTCCAAATACGACAATCATTACCAAAAACTAAAAATCATTTTTGAACGAACCATCGAGTTAATCGAAACGCATCATCCTGACGAAATTGCGATTGAAGCGCCATTTTTTGGCAAAAACGTACAATCAATGTTAAAGCTAGGTCGTGCGCAAGGTGTTGCAATGGCGGCGGGACTTTCAAGAGATATTCCGATTACGGAATACGAACCTAAAAAAATAAAAATGGCGATTACCGGAAACGGAAATGCCAGTAAAGAACAGGTTGCTAAAATGTTACAGCAACTTTTAGGTTTAAAGGAATTACCTAAAAATCTCGATTCAACTGATGGTTTGGCGGCAGCTGTTTGTCACTTTTTTAATTCAGGAAAAATCGTCGCCGGAAAAAGTTATACGGGTTGGGATGCTTTTGTGAAACAAAATGAAGAACGAGTAAAGAAATGA
- a CDS encoding flippase-like domain-containing protein — protein MISIPHKAKQFLVLLVKLLIVGGAFYFIYNQLANNDKLDWQKFITLFRKNQSVLGIGFILLLSILNRYFEILKWQNLAKVIHEISAGEATKQVLAALTAGIFTPNGVGEYAGKALYYPKSEAKKVVFLNLICNGIQMILTVIFGIFGLLYFNAKYNVITSKTVAILFGGFILVFILLFSLKKIKIKGYSIEKLIHKINEVPKSIHQKNIILGILRYLVFSHQYYFLFLAFDVDLPYFTLIATIASVYFLASSLPTFQFLDFAVKGSVAIYFFGILGVNEWIVVFISTLMWFLNVVVPVVLGSYYVLNFKTKRIE, from the coding sequence ATGATTTCAATTCCTCACAAAGCTAAGCAATTCCTCGTTCTTCTAGTCAAACTTTTAATTGTAGGTGGTGCATTTTACTTTATTTATAATCAGTTGGCAAATAACGACAAACTCGATTGGCAAAAATTCATTACACTGTTTCGTAAAAATCAGTCGGTTTTAGGGATTGGATTTATACTGCTTTTAAGCATTTTAAATCGTTATTTCGAGATTTTAAAATGGCAGAATTTAGCTAAAGTTATTCATGAAATTTCAGCAGGCGAAGCAACAAAACAAGTTCTGGCAGCATTAACAGCCGGAATTTTCACGCCAAACGGAGTAGGAGAGTACGCCGGAAAAGCATTGTATTATCCAAAATCAGAAGCCAAAAAAGTGGTTTTTCTGAACTTAATCTGCAACGGAATTCAAATGATTTTAACGGTCATTTTTGGCATTTTCGGATTACTCTATTTCAATGCAAAGTACAATGTAATTACATCAAAAACGGTTGCCATTTTGTTTGGAGGATTTATTTTGGTTTTTATTCTTTTATTCTCTCTGAAAAAAATCAAAATCAAAGGATATTCAATTGAAAAACTGATTCATAAAATCAATGAAGTTCCGAAATCAATTCATCAAAAAAATATAATTTTAGGTATTTTACGATATTTAGTTTTCTCCCATCAATATTATTTTTTGTTTTTGGCTTTTGATGTCGATTTGCCTTATTTTACGTTAATTGCAACAATCGCCTCAGTTTATTTTCTGGCTTCGTCATTGCCAACATTTCAGTTTTTAGATTTTGCAGTAAAAGGAAGTGTTGCCATTTATTTCTTCGGAATTCTTGGTGTAAACGAATGGATCGTTGTTTTTATAAGTACATTAATGTGGTTTTTAAATGTAGTTGTACCAGTTGTTTTAGGGAGTTATTATGTGTTGAATTTCAAAACTAAAAGAATAGAATGA
- the hemW gene encoding radical SAM family heme chaperone HemW: protein MSGIYIHIPFCKQACHYCDFHFSTSMKKKDEMVLALAKEIVLRKNEFKDETVETIYFGGGTPSVLSNDEINFLIAEVYKNYKVVENPEITLEANPDDLSSERILELSKSPINRLSIGIQSFYEDDLKMMNRAHNSAEAIKCLQEATKYFDNISLDLIYGIPGMSDEMWKNNIETALSFGIPHISSYALTVEPKTALKKLIDTGKIAEPQDEAASNHFMILVDTLQKNGFIHYELSNFGKENYFSKNNSAYWLGKKYIGIGPSAHSYDGEKRGWNIANNSLYIKSIQENILPIETEILTISDRYNEYIMTGLRTIWGVSLDRIETEFGLEYLNYLQKQSQKFLNDDLLFIENNILKPTAKGKFLTDGIASDLFYLNLEE from the coding sequence ATGAGCGGTATTTACATTCATATTCCTTTTTGCAAACAGGCTTGTCATTATTGCGACTTTCATTTTTCGACTTCTATGAAAAAGAAAGATGAAATGGTTTTGGCTTTAGCCAAAGAAATTGTCTTGCGCAAAAATGAATTTAAAGACGAAACTGTAGAAACCATTTACTTTGGCGGAGGAACACCGTCTGTTTTGAGTAATGATGAGATAAACTTTTTAATAGCCGAAGTCTATAAAAATTATAAGGTTGTAGAAAATCCGGAAATAACTCTAGAAGCAAATCCGGATGATTTGTCTTCAGAACGAATTTTAGAATTATCAAAAAGCCCAATAAACCGTTTGAGTATTGGAATTCAATCTTTTTATGAAGATGATTTAAAAATGATGAATCGCGCTCATAATTCAGCAGAAGCCATAAAATGTTTACAGGAAGCCACTAAATATTTCGATAATATTTCTTTGGATTTAATTTACGGAATTCCGGGAATGAGCGATGAAATGTGGAAAAATAATATCGAAACGGCATTGAGTTTTGGCATTCCGCATATATCGAGTTATGCTTTGACGGTCGAACCAAAAACGGCTTTAAAAAAATTGATCGATACCGGAAAAATTGCTGAACCTCAAGACGAAGCAGCTTCGAATCATTTTATGATTTTAGTTGATACACTTCAAAAAAACGGTTTTATTCATTATGAATTATCCAATTTTGGAAAAGAAAATTATTTCTCAAAAAATAATTCGGCGTATTGGTTAGGTAAAAAATATATCGGAATTGGTCCTTCGGCACATAGTTATGATGGTGAAAAAAGAGGCTGGAATATTGCTAATAATTCTCTTTACATAAAATCAATTCAGGAAAATATTTTGCCCATTGAAACTGAAATTCTAACAATATCAGATCGTTATAACGAATATATTATGACGGGATTGCGAACTATTTGGGGAGTTTCTTTAGACAGAATTGAAACTGAATTTGGCTTAGAATATTTAAATTATCTGCAAAAACAAAGTCAGAAATTCTTAAATGATGATTTACTTTTCATCGAAAACAATATTTTAAAACCGACTGCAAAGGGAAAATTTTTAACTGATGGAATTGCAAGTGATCTCTTTTACTTAAATTTGGAAGAATAA
- a CDS encoding DUF937 domain-containing protein: MTPNLQIELRRFISSNVVSKLNKFYFENDALLIKGIDVSIGTILMGLYNKAEESGFYKEIVSLLGDNSTFYGEVDFTSGRILSVDDCYRIEGNALLKEIFSNKKGRISEMISNEVGIKSETAREILNFSALLVVSYLKNNSQLIKNLKLLLEDQKRDILNSIQPGIKIILGFSCHETVEEKNQAMGRSVFTLFGHNFF, translated from the coding sequence ATGACTCCTAACCTACAAATTGAACTTAGACGTTTCATTTCTTCTAATGTTGTCTCAAAATTAAATAAGTTTTATTTCGAAAACGATGCACTTTTAATAAAGGGAATCGATGTTTCAATCGGTACCATTCTGATGGGATTGTATAACAAAGCCGAGGAGTCGGGTTTTTACAAAGAAATTGTTTCATTACTTGGTGATAATTCGACATTTTACGGAGAAGTTGATTTTACTTCAGGAAGAATTTTATCAGTAGACGATTGTTACCGAATTGAAGGAAACGCGTTATTGAAAGAAATTTTCAGCAATAAAAAAGGAAGAATTTCCGAAATGATCTCAAACGAAGTTGGAATTAAAAGTGAAACAGCACGCGAAATTCTAAATTTTTCGGCACTACTAGTTGTTTCCTATCTTAAAAATAATTCACAGCTAATTAAAAATCTGAAATTATTGTTAGAAGATCAAAAAAGAGATATTCTAAACAGCATTCAGCCAGGAATTAAAATCATACTTGGATTTTCTTGTCACGAAACAGTAGAAGAAAAAAATCAAGCCATGGGAAGATCTGTTTTCACACTTTTCGGACACAATTTTTTCTAG
- a CDS encoding cyclase family protein: MLALLNNKYQIDLSKPIDISISLTNTDENPIAWYIEKPVIEPVVFGDWIGKVSEGKSSTNFNNIFFNPHGHGTHTECLGHITNDFYSINQSLKQFFFFTKLITIEPEKIGDDLVITKEHISTSLNGISSSTSLSMTIDAIIIRTLPNQKDKKSRKYSNTNPPYLSEEAAIFIRESKIQHLLIDLPSVDKEHDEGKLLAHKAFWNVKDTHNLNKDARFEATITEMIFVPDEIEDGAYILNLQIASFENDASPSKPILYKIADLDY, translated from the coding sequence ATGCTAGCACTTCTTAACAATAAATATCAAATCGACTTATCAAAACCCATTGATATTTCGATCTCATTAACCAATACAGACGAAAATCCGATTGCGTGGTACATTGAAAAACCGGTTATTGAACCTGTTGTTTTTGGCGATTGGATTGGGAAAGTTTCTGAGGGAAAATCATCAACCAATTTCAATAATATTTTCTTCAATCCGCACGGACATGGCACGCACACGGAATGTTTAGGACACATTACAAATGATTTTTACAGCATAAATCAATCGCTGAAACAGTTTTTCTTTTTTACAAAATTAATTACGATTGAGCCTGAAAAAATTGGCGATGATTTGGTGATTACGAAAGAACACATTTCGACTTCGCTCAATGGGATAAGTAGTTCAACTTCACTCAGCATGACAATTGACGCCATTATTATTCGGACTCTTCCCAATCAAAAAGACAAAAAGTCCAGAAAATATTCAAATACAAATCCGCCTTATTTATCTGAAGAAGCAGCGATTTTCATCCGCGAAAGCAAAATTCAACATTTATTAATTGATTTGCCAAGTGTTGATAAAGAACACGATGAAGGAAAATTATTGGCTCATAAAGCTTTTTGGAATGTGAAAGACACACATAATCTGAATAAAGATGCGCGTTTTGAAGCCACAATTACAGAAATGATTTTTGTTCCTGATGAAATTGAAGATGGAGCGTATATACTAAATTTACAAATCGCTTCGTTTGAAAATGATGCAAGTCCTAGCAAGCCTATACTATATAAAATTGCAGATTTAGATTACTGA
- a CDS encoding glycosyltransferase family 2 protein, producing MSLILFVILKIYIISIGLLIYGFTRIKKYQKTDLKPQTSFTIIVPFRNEKENLPNLLNSFSKLNYPTDLFEMILVDDNSNEKFHISHAAFHISQINNIRSSNSPKKDAITTAMQHVKTNWVITTDADCIMPENWLLTFDNYIQQNNVSMLAGAVSYKCENSFLHHFQQLDLTSLQGATIGSFGVKKAFMCNGANFAYKKLLFEKLNGFEDNNKIASGDDVFLLQKAANLFPDEVHYLKAKDAIVITKPTENWKSLFHQRVRWAAKTSSYQSNFGKFLGLTVFFGNLSFIIAFVFLLFGFWSWQLLIVYVAIKFFIDFILLYKTNQILTETRLRYLVLSSLFYPFFSTTVALYSLFGSYEWKDRRFEK from the coding sequence ATGAGTTTGATTTTATTCGTCATATTAAAAATTTATATAATAAGCATTGGTTTGCTTATTTATGGTTTTACACGAATAAAAAAATATCAAAAAACAGATTTAAAACCGCAAACGAGCTTTACAATTATAGTTCCATTCAGGAATGAAAAAGAAAATTTACCAAATCTTTTAAATAGCTTTTCGAAATTAAATTATCCAACAGACTTATTTGAAATGATTTTAGTTGATGACAATTCTAATGAAAAGTTTCATATCTCACATGCTGCATTTCACATTTCACAAATTAACAATATTCGCTCTTCAAATTCACCAAAAAAAGATGCTATTACAACCGCCATGCAGCACGTAAAAACCAATTGGGTAATTACGACAGATGCAGATTGTATTATGCCTGAAAATTGGCTTTTAACGTTTGATAATTACATTCAGCAAAATAATGTTTCGATGTTGGCGGGAGCAGTTTCTTATAAATGTGAGAACTCATTTTTGCATCATTTTCAGCAGTTGGATTTAACCAGTTTGCAAGGCGCAACTATTGGAAGTTTTGGTGTTAAAAAAGCATTTATGTGCAATGGAGCTAATTTTGCATACAAAAAATTGTTGTTCGAAAAATTAAACGGATTTGAAGACAACAATAAAATTGCCAGTGGCGACGATGTTTTTTTACTGCAAAAAGCAGCAAATTTATTTCCGGATGAAGTTCATTATTTAAAAGCAAAAGATGCAATTGTAATAACGAAGCCAACTGAAAACTGGAAATCATTATTTCACCAAAGAGTTCGCTGGGCAGCAAAAACCAGTTCATACCAAAGCAATTTTGGAAAGTTTTTAGGATTAACTGTTTTCTTCGGAAATCTAAGTTTTATAATAGCATTTGTCTTTTTACTTTTCGGATTCTGGTCCTGGCAACTTTTAATAGTATACGTTGCTATTAAGTTTTTTATAGACTTTATTTTACTTTATAAAACAAATCAAATTTTAACCGAAACAAGATTGCGTTATTTGGTTTTAAGTAGTTTATTTTATCCTTTTTTCAGTACTACAGTAGCCTTATACAGCTTGTTTGGTTCTTATGAATGGAAAGATCGACGATTTGAGAAATGA
- a CDS encoding DUF456 domain-containing protein has product MDLLLLILGFICVIVGVFGSFLPVLPGLSSCWVGLLLLYLTKAVENNYWVLGITLLITIIITILDYVIPASGTKKFGGSSYGVWGTNIGLIVGIIAPIPFGVIIGPFVGAFIGEMIYDSTNHTRAIKAATGSLLGFLASSFINFLFCIIFLGIFLNIVWQNRSLLF; this is encoded by the coding sequence ATGGATTTACTATTGTTAATACTAGGATTTATATGTGTTATTGTGGGTGTTTTTGGCAGTTTTTTGCCTGTTTTACCGGGTTTATCCAGTTGTTGGGTTGGTTTATTATTATTGTACCTCACCAAAGCTGTCGAAAATAATTATTGGGTTTTGGGCATAACACTTTTAATAACAATTATAATTACAATATTAGATTATGTTATTCCGGCAAGCGGCACTAAAAAATTTGGTGGCAGTTCTTACGGAGTTTGGGGAACAAACATTGGTTTAATTGTCGGAATTATTGCTCCAATACCTTTTGGAGTTATAATAGGACCATTTGTGGGAGCTTTTATTGGAGAAATGATTTATGATTCAACAAATCATACTCGTGCAATAAAAGCGGCAACAGGTTCGTTACTTGGTTTTTTGGCGTCCAGCTTTATTAATTTCCTGTTTTGTATCATTTTTCTTGGTATTTTTTTAAATATTGTTTGGCAAAACAGATCTTTATTGTTTTAA
- a CDS encoding GNAT family N-acetyltransferase — protein MITVSTDKNKLDVPFIQNFLKDIYWAAGRTIEEVQTTIDASVCFGIYLDNQQIGFARVITDYVVFGYVMDVFITEEHRGKGYSSILIENMMNEPLLKDIKIWRLATTDAHFLYEKFGFKPLEHPEKMMEKKI, from the coding sequence ATGATCACCGTTTCTACAGATAAAAACAAACTTGACGTTCCGTTTATACAAAACTTTTTAAAGGATATTTATTGGGCTGCGGGCCGAACTATCGAAGAAGTGCAAACTACAATTGATGCTTCGGTTTGTTTTGGAATTTACTTAGATAATCAACAAATTGGTTTTGCGCGCGTAATTACAGATTATGTTGTTTTTGGTTATGTAATGGATGTTTTTATTACCGAAGAACATCGTGGCAAAGGTTATTCATCTATATTAATTGAAAATATGATGAATGAACCGCTTTTAAAAGATATTAAAATTTGGCGTTTGGCGACTACAGATGCCCATTTTTTATATGAGAAATTTGGTTTTAAACCATTAGAACATCCCGAAAAAATGATGGAAAAGAAAATATGA